A single region of the Cyanobacteria bacterium FACHB-DQ100 genome encodes:
- the ictB gene encoding putative bicarbonate transporter, IctB family yields the protein MNSVWQQVTLTTLPVWQWGQVSYVHRLVGSLSTWRQHSWLMQQGDAIGALLISLVFALSPFVATNLIGWLLASCILFWILLTVSDGDPRLGFTPIHLLVLLFWGIAATAAALSPVKRLAFLGLGKLSLYLMFFILMARVLRSPKLRSFCITAFLLVALVVSSYGVRQSIHGADALATWVDPESPLAQSTRVYSFLGNPNLLAGYLMPAVWLSFSAIFVWKRWLPKVLAIVMFGINTACLLLTQSRGGWIGLVVAALVLVVLLRYWWSAYLPRFLRLWALPLVFGGLAGILVLGFIFVTPFRYRVGSMFAGSGDSSNAFRLNVWRSVLEMIRDRPILGFGPGDLVFKRIYPLYAAARFSALSAYSVLLEIAVESGLIGLTAFLWLLLVTFNQGFLQLRRLRAMSDSDGFWLIGAITTIAGMLGHGAVDTVWYRPEVSVLWWLSVALVASYYAPHAAAKLSAQPPELAADA from the coding sequence ATGAATTCGGTTTGGCAACAAGTGACACTGACCACGCTCCCCGTTTGGCAGTGGGGGCAGGTGAGCTATGTTCATCGACTGGTGGGATCGCTGTCCACTTGGCGACAGCACAGTTGGCTGATGCAGCAGGGAGATGCAATCGGGGCACTGCTGATCAGTCTTGTGTTTGCTCTTTCTCCGTTTGTTGCCACGAATCTGATCGGTTGGCTGCTTGCGAGTTGTATTTTGTTCTGGATCTTGTTAACGGTTTCTGACGGTGATCCCCGTTTGGGGTTTACGCCGATTCATTTGCTAGTGCTGTTGTTTTGGGGAATTGCTGCAACAGCGGCAGCGCTTTCTCCAGTCAAGCGCTTGGCGTTTTTGGGATTGGGGAAGCTGTCACTCTATCTGATGTTTTTCATTTTGATGGCGCGAGTGCTGCGATCGCCGAAGCTGCGATCGTTCTGTATCACCGCGTTTCTACTTGTGGCGCTGGTGGTGAGCAGCTATGGAGTTCGGCAGTCGATTCACGGTGCGGATGCGTTGGCGACGTGGGTTGATCCAGAGTCACCGCTGGCGCAGTCTACACGGGTATATAGTTTTTTAGGCAATCCGAATCTACTAGCTGGATATTTGATGCCTGCGGTGTGGCTGTCGTTTAGTGCGATCTTTGTCTGGAAACGCTGGCTACCGAAAGTGCTGGCGATCGTTATGTTTGGGATCAATACAGCGTGTTTACTGTTGACCCAGAGCCGGGGAGGATGGATCGGATTAGTCGTTGCGGCGTTAGTGCTCGTGGTGCTGCTGCGGTATTGGTGGAGTGCGTATTTGCCGAGATTCTTGCGGCTGTGGGCGTTACCGCTTGTGTTTGGGGGACTGGCGGGGATTTTGGTGCTGGGATTTATTTTTGTCACACCGTTCCGCTACCGAGTAGGCAGTATGTTCGCGGGCAGTGGCGATAGTAGTAATGCGTTTCGATTGAACGTTTGGCGATCGGTACTGGAAATGATTCGCGATCGTCCGATTCTAGGATTTGGCCCAGGGGATCTAGTCTTCAAGCGCATTTATCCACTGTACGCAGCCGCACGATTTAGTGCCTTAAGTGCATACTCGGTGCTGCTAGAGATTGCAGTCGAGTCAGGTTTGATTGGGCTGACAGCATTTCTGTGGTTGTTGCTGGTGACATTTAATCAGGGATTTTTGCAGCTACGGCGCTTGAGAGCGATGAGCGATTCAGACGGATTCTGGCTGATTGGCGCGATCACGACGATCGCGGGAATGTTGGGGCATGGTGCGGTCGATACGGTTTGGTATCGACCAGAAGTGAGTGTGTTATGGTGGCTCAGCGTTGCTCTAGTCGCAAGCTACTATGCGCCCCATGCCGCAGCGAAGTTATCAGCTCAGCCACCTGAACTTGCAGCAGACGCTTAA
- a CDS encoding GAF domain-containing sensor histidine kinase has protein sequence MGIPEIRLFCRLDGLTAAAREQQRLLVLTELGLLDTEVVPIFEEATQTAAHSLGAPISLLSAIDQSRQWFKSAVGLSRLGLMNDLALSRQLPREHAFCVHVMDSQQVLAIEDTLEHPAFANSLLCQQYGIRAYLGAPLLTVSGECVGTLCVMDSRPRNFTERDIEFLLLTARLSMSEYERLQMVKAQVVKPAPRVQPAALPPPSNPIKFELLAQLTQELRTPLTSVMGMASVLNREIYGPLTSKQKEYLDIIHHSGQYLLSLVKEILELSQLDDQSRALNLSSIDIEMVCQQAISTLEQAANRREQQIRLSVEPGNRIWLLDKDKIRQMLYHLLFSVVQSSTAGSIVRLHVSQKSSGLRLTVWAAHPCLGEGLGFNEMLMPQTSAIASFEYEMQSHGHRASAGLIPVATALSAPKFNNLDQFSETDADTARKNLGLLLSRQLAEMHGGQILIQGSSEPGYRYVITLPRLTQ, from the coding sequence ATGGGAATCCCCGAAATCAGGCTATTTTGCCGATTAGATGGGTTAACGGCTGCTGCTCGTGAGCAGCAGCGTCTACTGGTACTGACGGAACTCGGGTTGCTCGATACCGAAGTTGTACCGATTTTTGAGGAAGCAACTCAAACCGCTGCTCACTCGCTCGGTGCGCCAATTAGCTTGCTCAGCGCGATCGATCAATCGCGTCAGTGGTTCAAATCTGCGGTTGGTCTCTCGCGCTTGGGCTTAATGAATGACTTGGCGCTTTCCCGACAACTGCCCCGCGAACACGCCTTCTGTGTGCATGTGATGGATAGCCAGCAGGTTTTGGCGATCGAGGACACGCTTGAGCACCCAGCGTTTGCCAACTCTTTGCTGTGTCAACAGTACGGCATTCGTGCGTATCTCGGTGCGCCCCTGCTGACGGTCAGCGGCGAGTGTGTCGGTACGCTTTGTGTCATGGATTCTCGCCCCCGAAACTTCACAGAACGGGATATCGAATTTCTCCTGCTGACTGCCCGCCTCAGCATGAGTGAATATGAGCGCCTGCAAATGGTTAAAGCTCAAGTCGTCAAACCTGCACCGAGAGTTCAGCCTGCCGCCCTCCCTCCGCCTTCAAACCCCATTAAGTTTGAACTCCTGGCTCAACTCACTCAGGAGTTACGCACCCCATTGACCTCCGTTATGGGAATGGCAAGTGTACTCAATCGCGAAATCTACGGCCCCCTGACTAGCAAGCAAAAAGAGTATCTCGATATCATTCATCACAGCGGGCAGTACCTATTATCTTTAGTAAAGGAAATTCTAGAACTGTCGCAGCTTGACGACCAAAGCCGAGCGCTGAACTTATCGTCGATCGACATTGAGATGGTCTGTCAGCAGGCAATCAGTACCTTAGAGCAAGCTGCCAATCGTCGAGAGCAGCAAATTCGGCTATCGGTTGAACCCGGTAATCGTATTTGGCTACTCGACAAAGACAAGATCCGCCAAATGCTCTATCACTTGCTGTTTAGCGTGGTTCAGTCCTCGACAGCGGGTAGTATCGTGCGCCTGCACGTTTCGCAAAAGAGCAGCGGACTGCGGCTAACGGTTTGGGCGGCGCACCCCTGTCTCGGCGAGGGGCTTGGTTTTAACGAAATGCTAATGCCGCAAACCAGCGCGATCGCGTCATTTGAGTACGAGATGCAGAGTCATGGGCATCGTGCAAGCGCGGGACTCATCCCGGTTGCGACCGCCCTCAGTGCTCCAAAGTTTAACAACCTTGATCAGTTCTCGGAAACCGATGCTGACACCGCCCGGAAGAATCTCGGCTTGCTGCTGAGTCGGCAACTTGCGGAGATGCACGGTGGGCAAATCTTGATTCAAGGATCATCAGAACCGGGATACCGATATGTGATCACTTTGCCCCGATTAACGCAGTAG
- a CDS encoding GUN4 N-terminal ARM-like repeat domain-containing protein, whose translation MTNLETSSALDLPGSIATLQLKLRSDSEKVQLQAIDELSALGEDGFPALMEFLLDRPESSRVSAKIYQTLFNTQAPKVLEFLQQHFPTGTIPLKSDRNIDYTELQQLLAQQKFQAADLLTIQKLCELAGESAVLRKWLYFTEVENFPTPDLHTIDALWLAHSDYRYGFSVQRQIWLSVGKKWEKLWEKIGWKSGYTWTRYPDGFTWSLNAPKGHLPLSNQLRGVRVIAALLNHSAWTK comes from the coding sequence ATGACTAATTTAGAAACCTCCTCAGCCCTCGATCTTCCCGGTAGCATTGCGACGCTCCAACTGAAGCTTCGATCAGACTCCGAAAAGGTGCAGCTTCAGGCGATCGACGAACTCTCCGCCCTTGGTGAAGACGGATTTCCTGCGCTGATGGAATTTTTGCTCGATCGTCCTGAATCGAGCCGAGTCAGCGCCAAAATTTATCAAACCCTGTTCAACACTCAAGCGCCAAAAGTGTTGGAGTTTCTTCAGCAGCACTTCCCCACTGGAACCATCCCGCTCAAGTCCGATCGCAACATCGACTACACCGAACTTCAGCAACTCCTCGCCCAGCAGAAATTCCAAGCCGCCGATCTCCTCACAATTCAAAAACTGTGTGAACTGGCGGGAGAATCCGCCGTCCTTCGCAAATGGCTCTACTTCACCGAGGTTGAGAACTTCCCGACCCCAGATTTACACACGATCGATGCCTTGTGGCTGGCTCATTCCGACTATCGCTACGGCTTTTCGGTGCAGCGGCAAATCTGGCTCAGTGTTGGCAAAAAATGGGAAAAACTGTGGGAAAAAATCGGCTGGAAATCTGGCTACACCTGGACGCGCTATCCCGACGGCTTTACCTGGAGTCTGAATGCGCCTAAAGGACACTTGCCGCTCTCCAATCAGCTCCGCGGCGTTCGAGTGATTGCTGCACTCCTAAATCATTCCGCTTGGACAAAATAA
- the rfaE2 gene encoding D-glycero-beta-D-manno-heptose 1-phosphate adenylyltransferase, whose translation MSVGIYSLKVLKTAIASDPARWRPLVVTNGCFDLLHLGHVRYLNSARQLGQSLVIGLNSDESIRLIKPDRSPPRPIVTELERAEVLAALKSVDGVVIFSEKTACELVEALRPEIYAKGGDYNLQTLPEASIVQSYGGQVRLIDIEVPSSTTAIVDRILRGVTRTP comes from the coding sequence ATGAGTGTGGGCATTTATTCTCTGAAGGTGCTAAAGACTGCGATCGCATCTGATCCCGCTCGCTGGCGACCGCTTGTGGTGACGAACGGCTGCTTCGATCTGCTGCATCTGGGTCATGTGCGCTACCTCAACTCAGCCAGACAGCTCGGACAATCACTCGTGATTGGATTAAATAGTGACGAATCAATTCGATTAATTAAGCCCGATCGCAGCCCACCCCGTCCGATTGTGACTGAGCTAGAACGTGCCGAAGTCTTAGCGGCGCTGAAATCTGTCGATGGAGTCGTGATTTTTTCTGAAAAAACTGCTTGCGAGCTAGTTGAAGCGCTCCGCCCTGAGATTTATGCTAAAGGTGGTGACTACAATCTACAGACATTGCCCGAAGCCTCGATCGTACAATCCTACGGCGGACAAGTTCGTCTCATCGATATTGAAGTACCGTCTTCAACGACAGCGATCGTCGATCGAATTTTGAGAGGCGTAACCCGAACCCCCTAA
- a CDS encoding response regulator transcription factor — translation MKKILIVDDDTALRVALIQFLEKRGYAVQGAASGIEGLALFEQDLPDLVVSDVVMPEMDGLEFCRRLRSLRTGQLVPFIFLSRRSEVEDRVQGHSIGADDYLTKPFEPRELLAKIEGQLERSRRIHTEIVRLMQQSSQPSNETSSQTVNPLPLTPAEEKVFWEVIQGHTNKQIGDHLFVSPRTVQTHLSNILSKLQLENRSQLVRYAFERGYRLPSTEPVTHEENA, via the coding sequence ATGAAAAAAATTTTGATTGTCGATGATGATACTGCACTGCGAGTCGCACTCATTCAATTTTTAGAAAAACGCGGATATGCGGTACAGGGTGCAGCATCGGGAATCGAAGGATTAGCCCTATTTGAACAAGATTTGCCAGATTTAGTGGTGTCTGACGTGGTTATGCCAGAAATGGACGGACTCGAATTCTGTCGCCGCTTACGATCGCTCAGAACCGGACAACTGGTTCCCTTTATCTTTCTCTCCAGACGCAGCGAAGTAGAAGACCGCGTTCAAGGTCATTCGATCGGAGCCGATGATTATTTGACCAAACCCTTTGAACCAAGAGAATTATTAGCAAAGATCGAAGGGCAATTGGAACGATCGCGCCGCATCCACACCGAAATTGTGCGCCTGATGCAGCAGTCGAGCCAACCGTCGAACGAAACATCCTCGCAAACCGTAAATCCACTACCCCTAACTCCTGCTGAAGAAAAAGTGTTCTGGGAAGTCATTCAAGGTCACACCAACAAGCAGATTGGCGATCATTTATTTGTCAGTCCGCGCACCGTGCAAACGCATTTAAGCAACATTTTGAGCAAACTACAGCTTGAAAATCGATCGCAACTCGTGCGCTATGCGTTTGAAAGAGGCTACCGACTGCCCTCTACTGAACCTGTAACCCATGAAGAAAACGCATGA
- a CDS encoding NADP-dependent isocitrate dehydrogenase has product MYEKITPPSTGSAIRFENGEPIVPDNPIIPFIRGDGTGIDLWPASQKVFDAAVQRAYGGKRQITWFKIYVGDEACEQYGTYQYLPEDSLEAIREFGVAIKGPLTTPIGGGIRSLNVALRQIFDLYACVRPCKYYAGTPSPHRYPEKLDVIIYRENTEDIYLGIEWKQGSEIGDRLIKLLNEDLIPSTPEHGKKQIPLDAGIGIKPISKKGSQRLVRRAIQHALRLPKHKQTVTLVHKGNIMKYTEGAFRDWGYELATTEFRSECVTERESWILGNKEKNPNLTIEENARQIDPGYGSMTPDKQASICKEVQMVLDSIWETHGSGKWKEKVMINDRIADSIFQQIQTRPDEYSILATMNLNGDYISDAAAAIAGGLGMAPGANIGDACAIFEATHGTAPKHAGLDRVNPGSLILSGVMMLEYLGWQEAADLIKGGLAKAIEQREVTYDLARLMEPPVEPPLKCSEFADAIIRNF; this is encoded by the coding sequence ATGTACGAAAAAATTACACCTCCTTCGACGGGTTCTGCGATTAGATTTGAGAACGGAGAACCGATCGTTCCAGATAACCCGATTATTCCATTCATTCGAGGAGATGGAACGGGCATTGACTTGTGGCCCGCATCGCAGAAGGTCTTTGATGCGGCAGTTCAGAGGGCATACGGCGGGAAGCGTCAGATCACTTGGTTCAAGATCTACGTTGGCGATGAGGCTTGCGAACAGTATGGAACGTATCAATATTTACCTGAAGACTCGCTAGAAGCGATTCGAGAATTCGGTGTGGCGATCAAAGGCCCATTGACAACCCCGATCGGCGGTGGGATTCGATCGCTGAATGTAGCGTTGCGCCAAATCTTTGATCTGTATGCCTGTGTGCGTCCCTGTAAGTATTACGCCGGAACACCTTCGCCACATCGCTATCCGGAGAAACTCGATGTCATCATCTATCGTGAGAACACTGAGGATATCTACCTGGGGATCGAGTGGAAACAAGGCAGCGAGATTGGCGATCGTTTAATCAAGCTGCTGAATGAGGATCTGATTCCCAGCACTCCAGAACACGGGAAAAAGCAGATTCCGCTCGATGCGGGCATTGGAATTAAGCCGATCAGTAAGAAAGGATCGCAGCGTCTTGTGCGTCGAGCGATTCAACACGCGCTCCGGTTGCCGAAGCATAAACAAACGGTGACGCTGGTTCACAAAGGTAACATTATGAAGTACACCGAAGGCGCGTTTCGGGATTGGGGATATGAACTAGCGACAACGGAGTTTCGATCAGAGTGTGTGACCGAGCGTGAATCCTGGATTCTTGGTAACAAAGAGAAAAACCCGAATCTGACGATCGAAGAAAATGCCCGTCAGATTGATCCGGGTTATGGTTCGATGACTCCGGATAAGCAAGCATCAATCTGCAAAGAAGTGCAAATGGTTCTTGATTCCATCTGGGAAACGCATGGGAGCGGGAAATGGAAGGAAAAAGTAATGATTAACGATCGCATTGCGGATAGCATTTTCCAACAGATTCAGACCCGTCCGGATGAATACTCGATTTTAGCGACGATGAACCTGAACGGAGATTATATTTCCGATGCTGCGGCTGCGATCGCGGGTGGTTTGGGCATGGCTCCCGGTGCAAATATCGGAGATGCCTGCGCGATTTTTGAGGCAACTCATGGTACGGCTCCGAAACATGCAGGACTTGATCGCGTGAATCCCGGTTCACTGATTCTTTCTGGTGTGATGATGCTGGAATATTTGGGCTGGCAAGAAGCAGCAGATTTGATCAAGGGCGGATTGGCGAAGGCGATCGAGCAGCGCGAGGTAACGTATGATTTAGCGCGATTGATGGAACCTCCGGTTGAGCCGCCGCTGAAATGCTCTGAATTTGCGGATGCAATTATTCGGAATTTTTAA